From Daphnia magna isolate NIES linkage group LG2, ASM2063170v1.1, whole genome shotgun sequence:
ATGACGCTTGACTGTTTTTTCAAATGGAGGTTGTATATCTTTTATACGGCAAGACAGAGAGCTGAATTTAAGGTCAAATGAGCTCAGACGTgttcaaaataaaaagtcaGGCGGAAAACATCTGAGTTTACCGTTAAGATAATTAAATTATAAAGGGggtcattcggggcaacaaacttagggtcaaaacagggcaatgGCTGAGAGATAAGGACAATAAATGAAGCGTGTTCAATTTTACTGTTTGAATTGGATTTGGGTGGTGAATATTCACAATTGTAGATCTCTTATTTACGAGTATCTTCATAATGAAAGAAggtattaatattttattcattgtttttttgcaatttaaaTTAATGTATACATCGTAGAAAATCCCGTCACCGTAATTCCATTGGGAAGGCGTAGCCGGACGGCAAGGCTGTGCTTTACTGCGTGGCTTTGCTGTCTGACTAGGTGGAGCCGGCCGTTGAGGCTGAGTCGGCTGTGGAAGCTGAACCGGCCGTGGAAGCTGAGCCGGCCGTGGAAGCTGAGCCGGCCGTGGAAGCTGAGCCGGCCGTAAAAGCTGGGCCAGCCGTGAAAGCTGAGCAATCCGACAGTCCTTTTGGATTTCAATCAGCCATTGCAGATCATCTCGACCAACATGGCCGTAGTTCCGCATTGAATCGGTATTTCAAATCTGAAGCGTCGTTATCCTAATGGGAGTTGCTGGCTgtaaacgccatctcttgatGTTCATGGCCATACTGTTCcgttaaaagaaatttaaatcaACGCAAGAATGGCTAGCATGAATATATTTCAGGTAATCTTAGCGAAAAAGACGAGGAAGAGCCTTCatcttctaaaaaaaatacggATAATAAGGGTGTGCCAAAGCATAAAAAATGTGAGAAATTAGGAGTCATGAAGACCAGCCGTTTCGTTGTAAAATActcatcaaataaaaaaagaagatgtaAGGAATTTATGGTAAGTTTACCACTAATTAGCCTGTGCAATACATTgtaactatttttctttgatattCATAAACGAGGCAGCTGGCCCAAGATGGAGATGCTCTCATTGTAAGTTTAATTTACACGCTAAATGAAAAAACTCGCACAAAGGATTACACAGCAAAAAAGGATTTTAGTCTTTTGGGGTAAGCCTTAGCAACCCCCAAGTAAGTgggaaaaagcaaaattgttgtatttttttcaaattttttgggTTGTTAATACAATTCATCATGTGTGGGTATAATTTGTAGGAATATATACAACATGTCAACAATAGATGGCAGCACCTGACAGATGGCAGCACATACTAATGACGGATGCCTCGGCCTTCTCTTCCATACATCATAGGCCCAAGACATCCcagcagccatttttttaagttcTGCTGCAAGCTAGCACCACGCTAACACCACGCTGAAGTCTCTCTCATTTTCGTTTTGCTCACATTGTGTAAAACTGTGTTAATTATTCACTCCACTGAAGCCAGTCGTTTCTACAGTTATATTCAGTTCTTGTCATCGAGTATTGTATACTCAGGTAATTAATTCTatgtttttcttcaatgtTTATTCGTGTGTTGAAGAAGACTACAACTATGTTCTCATGTATCCTACAATAAATGTGCAAGCCTGTCTCAGACAGAAGCCTAGTTATGTTGAATCCATCTCTCATATACTCGTCTATCTCCAACATAATTTCCCCGAAATTTTCTGATTAGTGGTCCCCTGGATGGAATAAAACCCGAATAATTTGTGGAATTGGAAAATTTGGAAGAACCACGCTTTTTCATGGAATGGTTTTTGTTTAGCCACTTGCATCAAAATCAcataaaatcaataaaatattttctttgttctttaGCAATTAACATACCCAAAGAACGAAGATTTTTATATAGATATCCTATATTATGAAATTTCATATCAGGAATCGAACACCGGTCTCCGGCGTTCTAATCGGAacctctacacatatgccagcGGTATCTACGAAACCACGCACAAACAGCTAGCTAATTTTTTTGAGTAAGGAATGTTTCAAAGCCTTAGctcaacatttccaactgtcgcttaaaaaaacacaccccCTGAGGGATTCATAAATGAcctgacctgttacttgccctgaagaaaaaaagcaaggTGTAGACTttcccaaccctgccctgtcatctcctcaccccgtctaccctacctattaaaaaaaataaaaaataaacgcgTTACCCCGCCAAAAGATGGCTTTCAACATTTGAATCGGTggtcggatttttgtgcaggatactgtacgtatAGAAGAACTCTACTAGAGTGCCACGTAGCGGTAGAGCACTACCGCATCTATCTATAGTAACTGAGATCGGCAACCATAATTAGGTGTATGTTGTATTTCTCAGCTTCATTAGAAACACACGGGAATTTATGCTTTTTGGGAACAGCTGCTATGGAAGGAAATCTCTACCGACAAGACTGCTGGACATCTCAGATTAGATTGCGGGAAATCTCCGATAAAAAGATCGCCGGACATGACAACCGAGTCCATAGTTTCAATCACCGCAACAATATGGAAGAAGCTTAGTTCTTAACACAAATATCTATGTAACAGTGTTCCCTAAGATTAAACAATTTTGTGTAAACAGTGATACTATTCttgacgaaaacaaaaaaatcggaTGTTTATATATGCAAGTGTTCAGTATGTAATCTCTATTCAGTGAAGGAGATGGAGGATCAACATCCTCTTTGGATAGGGGGAAGGAATGAAGTAAGTTGAAACTGCTTTCATTATGCTTGACGGCAACTTGCCGTAGTCCTGAAGTTGAAGTGACGCACAGTGCACACACTACGTCACCACGCATTCGATTTTAGCCGCTCTTATTGCGCTTAGCGGTACCTCACCATGACCCGTAGTTACTGATGGCGCGTAGTGTGTTACTCTCTCACCACACCCACTTCTGTCTCTACCGCCTAGGCGTGTTGATGATTTCTCCCATGGCGTTTGCAACTGTTGCTACTtaagtgtttaaaaaaacccTCCTTTTCGCTATTGAGCTTAGATTTGCCCGTGCTCGCATCTTGTGTATACTTGTACCGGGATATAAATAAACGGCCTATGTTCTCTTACTCTTACACTAGGTATCCAGTATAGTGTTGTTTTGGTGGCTAAGCTTCCTTAATTTTCTGCggcatttattattttatagaTTATCTGGTGGTTCCCGATATTGAGGGATTTTAGAGCTTGTACCACTGACTTTGAGTCTGTAAATATGGCCAATACCTCAGTCAAGTCATTTTGGCACTATGTGATTTCCATAGCTCTGAGGATGACATAAATTTCTGCTGTAAAGATTCCCCTCCCTCTGATGTCCCTTCCCTCATTATGTATACCGCATAAggtttttttatcttctttagCTGATTTATTGATGTAAGCCCTTCTTGTTGGCCTAAGATTGCATTCTAGTTCTTGGTTAAGGAGTTCAGCAGCAGCTTAGTTTgatttgctcttttttttttatttatgggGAGAATTTGAGTTCTGTTTGTGGTTTTTGCCTTGGTTGCCCAGCGTGTTGGGTTTACTGCAGGATTTATTTGAAAGGATCGATACCAGCGAGTGTTATATGCTCTGTTGCTAGTTTAAGTGCGGGGgtgtttcgattttttcatgttttggGGGATTTTATACAGTCACTGGATGTTGAATAGAGTGGATGGTTTCAGGATTTGTATCTCGTAAGGCCAGTTACTGCTGGCGCAGAGGGTCAGTCGGGACTTACGGGAGTAAGCCTGCCAGACTGTTCTACCTTTACACGAATGAACTGTTTCTTAAGGGCCGTATCACGTTGTAAGGACAATTTTCAGGAATTATAATCCCGAAAGGCCAGattactgctggcgcagaGGGTTAGTCGGGTTTAACGGTGGTAAGCCTGCCAGACTGTTTGTCCTTGCTACGGTTAAACTTATCTCAAGTGCCGTAGCACTATTTCGAAGACTACTGCGGTCGCCTTTGTCGGGCTAGCGCTGGTAAGTCCGGGAACTGCTGTTCGCCTTATCGGGCTAGAGCAAGGTCTGATTCTGTTGGGTCTTGTCGGGCTCAACAGAGGATACGGCCGCAGAGTATTACTCTTAGTAGCGGTGAAGTGAAGGCTCCGTGGGTCTGGCTCGGTCGCAGGCTTGCACGTCACGGCAGGCGGCTGGCAGGCTAAAGGAGACGGTGGCAGGAGGGCTTCGGACTTATCTGCAAAAGGAACGGGTTTGCAAATAAATAGACTTGACGCGACAGTTCGGTTAAGAAAAGTGAGTGTAATAGCATGGCTCGACGGCCCCTTATATACACGGAAAACTAAACCGTTGTCTAATTTGTCCGAGCGTCCGAtcctggaatagagggcaccgCTGCCGATGATTGCCGGCTATCGATCAGTAAACTGCCCGATAACCCTGTGGGAACTAAACCTATATTCTGGCGggatgaactctgcaggctccgcctcaatgagttAAACCCTCATGTCGTTCCTTTTACCCTCAACAGTtgtctccatatatatggaaaagctCTCAGGCAGTTCCAATAACACAGTCTTGCGCTCCAGCCTCCTATctacggctcttgcgagccgtaggCCGTCTTAAGTCGCTTGCTTCCGCTAATGGACTTCCTTACCCTTGGTAGCGCGGCACTCCACCGAGGATGACTCGTCTGAGTCTAGCCTgcttcggccaaagggttgTCACCCGGACGAgggctgtgagcttcgtccgtcAGAATTTCCGACACTCCCCCCGTTAAACCTTGGTCTAACTGAGTTCGCGAAAGCTCACTGTCCTCGTAAGGTCCGGTGTTCCGATGGTCATCATCTATCTGGCCCGCGTGGAGCTCCAACGGATATAAACTCTTTGGGTCTCTCGTTATCATGATCGACCCTTTGCCTCTGAATTTATCTGCGATGAGCACGTTCACACGCCTCGTCTTTCCGTCATTACCGGGGATTAGTTTTACTAGTCTCCCAAACTTCCATCTTGTTCTTTTGGCCGACTCATTGTGAATCAACACGACTTGTCCCAACTCAATCTCCTTGACGTGTCCTAGGGTTGGGCAGTGAAATTGCTCCAAATCCATCACATATTCCGTGTAGAAATCCTTCCACCATTGAGCCACCAGGGTTCTCCTGATCCACTCTCTCTTTGTCAGCGTCACCCGGGTATTCTCTCTCCTCGTCATCGACTGGGTGATGCTGCTGTTGCCGATAGCCTGTCACCAATTGTTTGGGCGTTAGCGGCTCCATATCATCTTCTGCCACGTATGTCAACGGTCTCGTGTTGATCGTGTCCTCTATCCCAGTCAACACCGTCTGGAATAGATCGTTTTCCATACAATCGCTCCCGTACGTTTTATACAGCAGCCGTTTAACGGTCTGCACCATTCTTTCCCAGAATCCACCCCACCAAGGGGCTGGACACGGTGAAAAACTCCACTTTATGTTGAGATCAACCAGCGTGTTAAATACCCTGCTGTCTCTGTACGCTGCTCTCAGGTACTTGGCGGCCAACGTGAACGTTCTTGCATTATCGGAGTAGAGCGTAATCTCTCCGCGCAAAGAATCGTCTCAGCGCGAAGATAAACGTGGAAAACTCCTGGTCGGTCGTAACTTCGAGATGGACTGCTCTCGTTACGGCACATGTGAAGAGACGTCACCGTCGATTTTTTTGGTTCAGGTAAATTATGAATCTGACTCTAGGGCTTCAGGAGTAGGCTCTAGGTTGACCAGGGTAACAGGAAGAATCTCTGGGGCCTTGGTGGGCGCCGGCGATGAAACAGGTTGAACGGGTTGAGCGGGTTGACCCGGTGCGGGTTGATCCGGTAAGTCTTTCTTCTTTGTGGTGCGGTGAGCGGCCGTATGGTCCTTGAATGGGGCCGAAGATGGCTGAATAGTTGGGCGGCCATTGGAATTTTCGAGATGGTAAAATTCCAAAGGCCCGCCGCCATCTTTGTACTCGGCCAAATTTTTTAATCGAAGATTCTTGTAATCAACGATGGCTTtaaattcttcttcatttgGTGTCCAGTCCACCAAAGTATCGGCCACTTCGGCCAAAATGCCCTCGAGCGCTAGCTCCTCGGCTTCGATGAGGAGCGTGCTCAATTCTTGGGCGCATTTGGTCATAGTGGCGTTCAATTTATTGTTGAGGTCTTCAGTCGCTATATGGTGCATGGTCGGGACCTGGAAAGCCCTCGGTAGAGGGACCAATGGTGGTCTTCCGTCGGCTAACAGCAGGGCGTGGCGCTGACGCGCGTGAAAAATCACATTGTAATCAGCAATCATGCGTGATAAACAATGGACCGAAGTATCGGTGGTAACACCGGACGTCGGAGGTGATGGGATGACATCAATTAAATTTTTCGGCCCCGTGGGCTGAGCAGAACAAGCCATCACGTCTTGGACGAAGACCAGTGTAGAAAGTGGAACGGGAGGTAGAGGTGATGGGGAATCAAGCAAAGGTCCTCACCAATCGATTGATCCGTCAATAACTGGACGATCTTTTCAGCTGGATTTTTCCAGATGTGAAAAAATCGTCATCATTGGGGAAATCGCTTGATATAGGCACAAGTTCAATTTTCCATGACGGACTCAGAGCAATATCATCACATTCACTTAGAACGGGAGCAGCAAGAACGGCTTCCCAATTGTTGGCTAGGGCTCGCCAAGAGCGTGTCGAAGCAATGATGCGATGGTACGTCTTCGGGAAGCGCTTGGTCTTCAACGGCAGGACGAGAAAGGTGTGCTGATCGATAGAAATATCAATCGCTCCACTGGAACTGGGCTGGCAATGGTAAAACAGCTTATGCTTATTACCCGCAGACCGTCTCAGAAAAAGGCCAAAGCCTTTCGATAAACTCGCCTCGCTAAGCAGAAGATCCAGGTTGGATTTGTTAGTCGCCATAACTAAAAGTTGGCAGAGAACAAAACAGatccaacaaaaaatgtaaagtgaaaaaaatgtacaaGCCTTAGGAAAAGGCAACGCTTTTTAGATCACCAACACTTAAAACACGCTAAAAGAGTCCACTCGAAACGTTCCAAAACTGAAAATAAGATTGAAACTGAaagtaaaattgaaaataaaaaatgaaacactGGATGCTttctgaattaaaaaaaaacttttatttaaaacaccCAATCGCGACGGCTACAAAGCCTCAAGTTGGGATAAAAGTCGAAACAGAAAGAACACAAACATACAAAATTGCGAACATTAAATAGTCGGCAAAAAAGTAGGCTGGGCTACAGCATCCAGTGGGTGTGGCGAATCTCGTGCGCTGATTGGAAAAGATGGCTGCCGAAGTGCACGTTTTTCAGACGTCGCACCGTGGGAAGTCCAAGCTCCAATCCGTTGAGGGTCCAAGGTTGAACGCAAGGTTCATTGAACTTAGGCCAGCTGCAACACTTGCGAAATCagtgtgaaaacaaaaaagaaaggcacaaaAAATGGAAGCCAAAATACTGGCAAGCAAAAGAATATGCACAAGTTCACACAAAGATGACAAGAGATAGCCTAAAAAAGCAATTAAAGACATTAAAGGAAGGGTACACAAAAAAGACGGTAAATTCACTAGTAAAAAAACAGTAGAAGAAATCCAAAAGATCGAGATCAATAGACATGAGTTTTTTGACTGAATAGATCAATCACGAATACCTTCGTCTTGTCGCCGCTATTTGCCGGCGACTCCACTACAAACGGGCCTGCAAAATCTACTCCTGTTATCGTGAACGGATTGGACATTTGCAGGCGGTCCAACGGTAGGGGCGCCGGTATTTCATCGAAGTGCCTCGAGTCCATTCGCTGGCATCTCGTGCACTTACTTGTCTCTTTTTTGATGGCTTGACGCATCTTCGGAATCCAGAAATCTGTTCTGAGTGCCCCCATCATGGTTTCCAAACCCAGTATGTTTCAACCGAAGATGCGTCTGTTCAATCAGCCTTCTGGTTATAAAGTGCTCGGCCGGTAGCAGAATGAGCGCTgcttttttattgtattccATCCAATTTAGATGCCTGCCTCGACACCTGATTATCTcgtctttttttccccatatTAGGCCGAGTTTCCTCAACTCATATGGGACTTCTGTTTTCCCAGCTCTAAAGCTCTTCACCACTGCTCCGTAGTGAGTCGCCTGGGCTTCTTTGTAAAGCTCGAGCGTTGCCTCTCGAGTTTCGTCCGTGGTCAACCCAAGGAACTTCAATTTTCTCCCCCGGTGTCTGACCGTTGCCACCGGGCTTTCCGGATTCTCTTTGCCCTTGAACTTCTTTATCGCTCCCAGCATCGTGGCCAAGACTCTTACCATGGTTTGCATGCAGCTGAATCTTTCATGTCATTTCGCTTCGATTGATACCGCACATTGCATTACTTCGTCTGCCTTTTCTTCGACCGAGACTTCCTGCAACTGGAGCTCGGTCACTGAGCTTGGTGACTGCGGCCATTCCTCTTCCTTTCCCATCCAAGATGGGTCAGTCCACCAACTCTTCTGTGCGTTAAGCTGCGCAGCCGTAGCTCCTATGGATGCTACGTCTGCTGGGTTCTGTAACCCTGGGCAGTGCCTGATTTTCTCAGTTTCCACTGTCTGCCTTATCTCCGTCACTCTGTTATGAACGAACTGCTTCCACCGACCAGCCTCGCCTTTCATCCACCAGAAAGCTATCGCTGAGTCGGTCCACAGTAGGTTTCTCTTGATCTTTCTCTCCGTCGCTTTCTCGACGTAGCTTCCGAGTCTTGCTGCCAGAAGCCCGCTCAGAAGTTCCAGTCTCGGAATAGAGACGGATTTCTTGGGGTCCGGCGCTACTCTCGTCTTGCTACACAGCATTACCGGGTCTTTTCCATCCGTCCTCTGCAAGTATGCCACCACACTGTAGGCGTCATTACTTGCGTCGCAGAATAGATGGAGTCGTCCGTCATGCTCCCCGGCCCATCTGGGCTAATAGGTGTTCTTTAATTCGGTTATCCCGTCAATAAAAGTCTTCCAATGAGGTATCACCTCGATTGGAATGGGCTCGTCCCATCCTGTTCCAGCCAACCAGACCTTTTGCATGATGAGTTTCTCCACCAACGTCACAGGAGCGATGAGACCCAAAGGGTCAAAGATTTTCAGCGCTAGGCTGAAAAGCAACCGTTTGGTGGGTCTGTCACCAATTTCGCGGGCTTCTCTAAGTACCTGCGTCGGATCAAACCGAAATTTGTCCGATACTGGATCCCAGATCACCCCTAACGCCTTTGTGGCTGACTTGCTTTCCGCTGTGCATTCCACCGTTTCCTTGAATTGGACCTCCGACAGTCTCTCAATCAATTCTGCGCTGTTGGAGGTCCATTTGCACAATTCCATCTTCGCGGCCTTGAAGATCGTATTAGCTTCGCGAATACGCTTCTCCGCTTCATCAACATTGGTCTCACCCCCTAGCCAGTCGTCAAAGTATAACTGCTGTTGTAGCTGCCGCACGGTCTCCGGGTATATTTATTCAAACCCTTTCAGGTGTTTGAGGATGACGGCCTTGAGAATCAACGGGCTGCATGACAACCCGAACGGTACTCTTCTCCATCTGTATTCAATCAGTCTGGCTGTGCTTTCCTAGGGTCATCGATCCAAATGAACCTGATCAACTGCCCGTGCTCCGGGCGGATCTCCACTTGGAGAAACGCCTGAGTGATATCGGCAGTCCAGGCTATCCGATTCTGTCGCAACCGCAACAAGACTGCTAATACTTCCGGGCTTAGATTTGGCCCTATTTCCAAAGCATCATTGATGCTAGGTCTGTCCTTCATGTGGGCTGATCCATCGAACACCGGCCGAATTTTCGTTGTCTCCGCGCCTACTTTAATCACCGGGCGGTGAGGCAAGTAGGTGCAGTTACCGGTGAATTCTAAGTCGGCTTCTTCAATAAATCCGTCTCTGATACATTGCTGGAGTATCTCATGATATTTCAGTTTATCTTCCAATTGGGTCTTGCCCAGCAGCCCTTGCAGCAGTATCATCGCTATGTTCCGGTTGGATTCGATTCTGCGATGGCCGATCTTGATGGGGAACAACCCCATGTATCGCCCATCTTCGGCCCGCTGAATCGTCTCCTGATAGGCCTCCAAGAATGCGGGTTCTGCCTTTTCTTGCAAGGTTATCCCCATATGTTCTAGACTCCAAAATTCCTTGAAGTCCATCATTGGTTTTTGAGCGTCTATAGTCGCGGTTAGCACTTGCTCTTCCGCTTTGCTGTTTACACCTATCGTGCCAAAGATCAGCCAGCCGACTTTGCTTGCAAACGCGACCAGCCCATTTGCACCTGGGATGGTCTTGTGCTGCATTATCGACCAGATCAAATCCCAGCCGACGATAATATTAAACTGACTGCCTTGTTGTCCGGTTATGTACCGGTCATCAGCTAAGTCTTTCCCCTCGCTTATCAGGCTCCTTGAGAAATCTGTCGGGGAGACCTTCTTCGCGTTTGCTAGGA
This genomic window contains:
- the LOC116936772 gene encoding uncharacterized protein LOC116936772; this translates as MQHKTIPGANGLVAFASKVGWLIFGTIGVNSKAEEQVLTATIDAQKPMMDFKEFWSLEHMGITLQEKAEPAFLEAYQETIQRAEDGRYMGLFPIKIGHRRIESNRNIAMILLQGLLGKTQLEDKLKYHEILQQCIRDGFIEEADLEFTGNCTYLPHRPVIKVGAETTKIRPVFDGSAHMKDRPSINDALEIGPNLSPEVLAVLLRLRQNRIAWTADITQAFLQVEIRPEHGQLIRFIWIDDPRKAQPD